AAGTCGACGCGCGGCTGATCGTCTTCGACGAGACCCTCCTGTTACCGCACGTCGAGCATCCCGAGAAGTTCGCCGACGTCGTCCGCGAGGAGTACGCGACCGTCACGCACTGACTGGACTCTCGCGGGTCTCATCTTCCGGGAATCGGCGACGGGAACTTAACCGACTCGTTCGAACTGTCGGGTACCCGTCGACGTAGGGCGGAAGTGACAAACCCATGCAAGACTCATGCCCCTCGGAGCAACACCGTCACGGGACGCACGACTGTCGTAACCACCTCACTCGACGTACCGTCGTGGCCGGTTCGGCGGCCGTCATCGCGGGCTCTCTGGCCGGGTGCCAGGGAGGCGACGGCGGAGACGTCCCCGAACCGATCACGCTGACGACCGAGCACTCGTGTGACGTCTGCGGGATGGTCATTCCGAACCATCCGGGACCGTCGACCGAGATCTTCTACCGCGACCAGCAGCCGTCGGGGCACGACAACCCGGCCCGGTTCGACAGCACGTGGGAGGCGTTTCAGTACGACTTCCAGCGCGACTGGGAGCGGCAGGTCGTGTACGTGACAGACTACTCGTCGGTCGACTACTCGCTGACGCAGGCCGAGGGCGACCTGCTTATCTCCACGCACCCGGAGGCGGACGCCTTCGTCGACGCCGAATCGGTCACGTTCGTCGTCGGCTCCGAGGTCAAGGGCGCGATGGGCCGCGACCTCATCGCGTTCTCCGACGAGGCCGACGCGGAGTCGTTCGCCGACGAACACGGCGGGTCGCTGGCGACGCTCGACGAAGTGACCGAGGAGACCATCTCCAGCCTCCGGCAGTCCTGAGATGGACGTGCGCTACCCGCTGGCCGTCGTCGCACTCACCCTGCTCCTGTTCGGCACCGCCTTCGCCGTCCAGCCGGGGGGCGCCGAGCTCTCCCCAGTCCCGTTCGACGAGACGCTGTCGATGGGGATGACGGGGCTGGACGTCCGCGCCGCCGAGCACGCTGGCTACGCGCTGCCCCGTGCCCAGGCGTTCTACTCGCA
This genomic interval from Halomicrobium urmianum contains the following:
- a CDS encoding nitrous oxide reductase accessory protein NosL; this translates as MQDSCPSEQHRHGTHDCRNHLTRRTVVAGSAAVIAGSLAGCQGGDGGDVPEPITLTTEHSCDVCGMVIPNHPGPSTEIFYRDQQPSGHDNPARFDSTWEAFQYDFQRDWERQVVYVTDYSSVDYSLTQAEGDLLISTHPEADAFVDAESVTFVVGSEVKGAMGRDLIAFSDEADAESFADEHGGSLATLDEVTEETISSLRQS